The Arachis ipaensis cultivar K30076 chromosome B07, Araip1.1, whole genome shotgun sequence genome includes a window with the following:
- the LOC110264611 gene encoding transcription initiation factor TFIID subunit 4b-like, giving the protein MTKLQVNKEEDDKMRTNVANVAASAAVGGDDMLSKWQPMAEQARQKREGVDTSSGSQPAKDVGRKSSASGKSTKDNHEGDKKGSTNFTTSGEFSLKPFFSVISVVK; this is encoded by the exons ATGAC TAAGCTGCAGGTGAACAAGGAAGAGGATGACAAGATGAGGACAAATGTAGCAAATGTTGCTGCTAGTGCTGCTGTTGGGGGAGACGACATGCTCTCAAAGTGGCAACCTATGGCCGAGCAAGCCAGGCAGAAACGTGAAGGCGTGGACACGTCATCTGGTTCTCAACCAGCTAAAGATGTAGGTCGCAAATCTTCTGCATCTGGGAAAAGTACTAAAGATAATCACGAAGGGGACAAAAAAGGTTCTACTAATTTTACAACTTCAGGTGAGTTTTCTCTTAAACCGTTTTTTTCTGTCATTTCAGTTGTCAAATAA